Genomic DNA from Setaria italica strain Yugu1 chromosome V, Setaria_italica_v2.0, whole genome shotgun sequence:
CGTCACGATCCGCCCCGGTTGCTGCATTTCTTTATTCACTCGGATGTTCTCATCGATCATCCGGACCTGTTCAACCGATCGAGGCCTCAATCACGAGGTGGCAGCGGCGTCACACCTGCAGCTCGTCTCGCGCACCGCTGCCTCTGCCCCCATATAAAACTCCATCCCGTTTGACAAATGGCTCAACAACCGGTTAGTTTGTCTGGGGAAGAGAGCCAGAGAGGAGGGGGGTGGTAGTGCTGCTTCATGTCCTGCCAGAGAGCCTGGATGGGAACGCGGGAACAGCTGGTGTTTGCAATAGAACAGGAAACTGGAAAATGAATATGTTAAGCTGATCAGCAATACAGCAGAATGCAGCGTGCATGTCTGTATGAACTAGTAGGATACTAACATTTGGGCTCTTTTTAACTTGAAAAAATCATTTAAATAATTTTGTGTTGCTGTTTCATTGTCATTGCTTTATCCAAATTGCCTTGGTAAAGACGTAATCCTTTTAAAAATCATATTTATGGCATGAAACATGGAATTATAAGAAAATGGAATATCTTATTCAAAAACATAGTTTTTTTGTTTATTGAAACTAATATGTAGATTTTGTGTCTTGTGATGTGAATTTCTACTGGAGAATTAGGACCTGGTTGGTTTGAAATCAAACCTTACCACACCTAAGGTTAGTCGAGTTTTACCAAGTTAGCAGCTATTTGGTTGTAGCCACAAACCATAGCAAGATTCCTCTTCTACTAGCTCGGTTGCACATATATGTGACTAAAAATGTGTGGCAAGATTCTCCTATGCAAACTAAAAGTGTGGCAAACAATTTGATGAACTAATTAACTTTAGTCAAGTTTGGCAAGAAATTGTGACAAACATTTACAatcttaggtcctgtttgggagaggggtgctaaaatgtagccatggactaaaatttagccccctcaaatggagtgctaaactttagtcctttgGAGTGTTTGGAtgagggactaaactttagcactttgatTGCTAAAAGACTTTTTTACCCCTCATTTACCTCTTTCCTCTACCCTTCTCCTCACTGCtcctcaccctcctcctcctacccCACTGCTCCTCACCGGAGTCCACGACTGCGTGAAGAGCGCGTCACCCCTGGCGGTCTCGAATACGGCGAAGTCCCTACTGCTCCGACCCGTCCCCGCCCCGGCCTCGTTtgcctccgcctcggcctcctcccgcAGCCTCCGGATCGCCAGCTCTCGCCGCACGATCGCGTCCATCTCCACCGCCTTCATCCTCCCGGTCTCCCTCTCCACCACAAGCACCTTCCTGGCCTTAGGCGTCCGtgggcctcggcggcgccgcgttCCTCGTTGGCGCGGCCGTTGGAGAAGACGCCGCGGGGGCggctggagctgctgctgcagcagggcCGAGCGAaggcggcgaggcgggcggaGGCAGTAGGGCGGGCCGAAGCCATCGGGTCCGGCCGTATGAGGAGGGGGCCGGTCGGAGGAGGATGGCGCCGGGATGAAGTGGtcggtgatgaggacatcccttCCAATGATACAACCACGCCTACTACGCAGCAAGGACCAATGACAAGAGCCCGTGCACGAGAGCTAAATTATCAGGTTAACTCATTCCTCGCTGTCCATAAACCCTCATCTCAGAATTGGATGCTACTAAGTCATTGTgatgattttattattattaggaATGATGGAGAGGAGCCTAATGGATCAACCAATCAGTTTGGGCATCAAGATCACACAATAAGAAAGCACAAGATCAGACATCAAGTTCAGACTTCAAGTTCGTACAGCTAGGCAACATCAAATTGACGTGGCAATATTTCTCAACTCCGGATGTTGTTTGAAGCATATGAGTACTCATTGGAAAGATCTTGAAGTTTACTTTCAGATGGATCTAACCTTATGACGAAATTCCACCGGAGCTGAGCAGAATTGACAAAGAGACGTTCGGCCTTTCAGTCTTGGGCTGAAACCCTTATATCTCGTGCAGCCCACTAGGGGCCCTTTCCAGCTTAGGGTTTACACCCTCCCACGCCTCCTTGTTGTTGCCCATGTATAAATACATCTAGCAGCCATCAGGATgaacttgggttttgttttagATGCAAGTTAGCTATTGCTACTTCCTAGTgaacgcgtgtgtcgactagaccaccCGATTTGCTTGATTCAAGACCCCAACTCGTGATTCAGGTTTCATTTGTTTCAGATCCGTGGGTTTATTTGCttgttcatcttgttcttgcttgttctcgaTTGCTAGCAGGTTCAAGGGTGTTCTTGGCCCGGCAAGAACAGCCAACGTCGGAATCAGTGTAcctgttgctaaggcgcagcatcctgtGATTGTTGTAGTCGGACAGCCAACGTTGATTCCACCCCCAAATCGAAGTTACCcctcctctcatcgaaagattgggaacaGCCCCTGCCATATCAGTCGGATCCATGACCTCCCCTGCGGTGGCGGGGGCTGGAGGTGGTGGGGCCACCGGAGgccgcggaggtggaggcggggtCGAGCGGAGGCAGGCACGGCGGTGATGGGTTTgggcgaaggaggcggggagagagagagagagagagagagagagagagagagagagagagagaggaggaggaggagaggggaggggggtaGGGGGGAAGTGGTCCtgggggaccactttttagtccatttagtcAGTTTTAACCACCCCCAAGTGACTAAAGGAttataagagcaactccaagagtatcctaaaaaattcttccccaaaactatgtattgggggttctcccaaaaaaatttcctccaaaaacatatcagtccacagcagatcgctaataaatagctcccaatattttaaaacaggccacgtcatcgtattgggcccatcggaagggacgcgcgagcgtgcgggaatcaggattgggggaggaatgccaacgctaaaatatacgtggtggtaggctgtttttttagcgttgctaaaaaattggggaaggtttgggtggactgttggagttcatttttttctccttttttcccaaaaaaaagtattgggggtaagattagcagcctcttggagttgctctaagggtgctaaattttagcacttgggTTTTAACCCACCCGTTTGGGAGCACTAGtgactaaaagtgactaaaatgggggtgctaaaatttagcacccctttcccaaacaccccattagTATAGCAACCAAACATGCCTGTAGTTATGGTGACATATTATATATTATTAGGTTTTAAGAAGATATGGGTGAGTTAGAAGTTTTTTAAGTAGTATATTGTTGAGAAGTTCACAGGCCCACTCAGCTAAATTGTTCCAACTGATATAATGTTTTGTTACTATTGACGATGAATTGATGTCATCTCTTGCTATGCATGAACCACCACCCAATACTTTTTGTTGCCACGCATCCATATATTGGACACACTGTGTAGATAAAATTGGAAATTGGCGTGACAACTTTGAAACTGAAGGGGCAAGAACAGGTCTAATGTGTAGAGAGAGCTTGGAATTGGAAGCAGCTTTAAACCCATCCCTTTCCTTATTCTTTCTGTATCATTGTTGTATGAAGCTTAGTTTGACACTCGTGGCCCATATGTCACTGCAACTCACACATATGCATTTGAATTATATGGGACTTCCTCCGtaccaaattgtaagttgttttagcATTTTGAGGtttatagattttgttatgcacctaaatataaaatcatatctagatacataatcaaacctataaatctaaaaatatcaaaacaacctacaatttggaatcaCATGCATTAAATTATGGCATCCATGACGCTTATGACTTCTCACATATATATATTCTTTTGTTTATTGTCAATCGCCTAGGCGCCATTGCAAGCCTGCAAGAACTGTATATGTAGTTGTCTTGCTCGCTAATGCCCTGCAGCCCGCATGCATGCCTGATCGTAGAGCACTGCAGATTGGCGGCGAGCTCCCGGCCTGCTTGTTGAGGCCCTTCACTGGTCAGTGAGTGATGCGTTGGCCAGCATCGACCAGCAGAGGCTTGCTCCATTCAATCCATGGGCGCTAATAGGTCCTTGTGCTTTGGCGGTGAGAACGGCTTTTGTAGTTGGTCTTTTACCGTCTATATGTTGCATGCATGCCATTACATTGAAGACTATGCTCTTTTGAGGAGGCCCAGCGCAAAAGGAAAGCATGTGACggtcaaaggaaaaaaaaatacatgcagGCATTATATTAGATTAGGACTCCTAGTGCCCAAAGAAGGCAGTAATATTTTTCCGGTTACTTTCCAAGCTTTATTATTGCGTTCAAACTATTAATTATATTTGACGTGGATTCTTTTTTCGATTGACATAGACCGTTAGATCATCATAAAATACAACGACGTAtatccttctcttttttctgATTAACATGAAAATTTCTAAACCCTCTCGGCGAACATGGTAGCTTCTTTAACACTATTATATTAAGATAATGGAAGATAGTTTACGCAACAGCTTCAGCGCAATCTGTGGCTATTTCCTTCTCCGATCCATACGTTCTAACCTGCTCATGGTGAAGGAAAGCATGGGACAATGGTCTTTTGACTTGGTCACAGCTGCTTCGCAGATACCTTATTTTAGACAGGTGTACATGAACTGCTGTAGTAGACTCTAAATGAGCACACAAAACTGAAGCCTCGTCCATTGACAGTATTTACAAAACGGAGACAGGATTTGGTTAGGGCCCGGGCTAAGACCGTTAGTAGAGTTTGATCCTTACAAAAGGAATTTAGTGAgtcacattttttttctcctttaaAACGAAGAGATTTTTTACTATACTGATAAAGAAAAATTAGGCCAGTACAAATCCACGATTTCACATCTGTAGCCTTAGCCTACTATGGATTTATATTGACCATCTAATTCAGGCAATTTCCACTCTCCAGCGTCCAGGGTAGGATGGAGGGAACAGAACAGGCAAcaattcaaaaaaagaaaacagaacaaTTCTCGTGCCGGAGGGCTGAGAAAAATTATGCGGCCCATCCAACTTGGGCCGTTTGACTGTCCGGGAGGAGCCCAGCATTGATTAAGAATGCGACACTCCACAACAGGCCAACAGCCCACGTTGATATCCCAAGCCTCCCTCCCATCCTCATTCTCCGCATCCACCAAACAAAGCGAGGAGAATACAAAACGGCCTCGCTCTGTCGCAGGCTTCGAGCGCTCAGCACCCtgctcacgccgccgccgccgccgccgccgccgcctgcccggcGCGAACATGAAGGCCATCGGGAGCGGCGGGGAGTGGTGGTGGAACCTCCCGTCTCTCCGCCGCAAGTCCgactcccgccgccgcggccgccgcaaCACCGACccccggggccgccgccgcggtccccCGCGAGAGCCGCTCTCGTCGTCCTCGGAGTCCATCGGCCAGAGCAGCGGCTGGCCCATCAAGTTTCCCTTCAGGCAGGCGGTCACCGCCGCCTGTCTCACCTTCACCGGCGACACCATCGCGCAGGTCCGCGGCCGCATCGTCGACCGCCGAAGACGCGGCACCGAACCCGACAGCAAGGTCACCCCCGCTATACTGCATCTTATTGATGTCTTGAATTCTTCTTAACCGGTTTGGAAGCTAAGAACGGGCTTGTGATTCGTTGTGTTGTGAGCATAAAGCATGAAAGTAACTTAAATTATGTTTGGTATGGCTGTATCCGTGGCCACCTCACCAAAATTCTACTCCAGTATTTATCTTGCCTTAGATGCAGATTAAATTGTGTAATGCTCGAGTATGTATCTTGTGCAGTGCAAGTGTGGTCCTGCCCTACCGTGGCAAATTTTTAGCAAGAATATTGTCCATTGGCGTTCGTCACATTGTGAATTCTGATGTCTGTTTATGTGTTCATTTCAGGAACTGATACCAGACATATTGCTGAACCATGACTGGCTTCGTGCACTTCGTATGACTTCCTATGGATTCCTTCTTTATGGTCCAGGATCCCATGCATGGTATCAGTTTCTTGATCGGTGCATGCCCAAGCAGACATTTGTAAATTTGTCCACTAAGGTATGCTTTGCATCCTCCACTGAACTGATTTGTTGGGTTATTTAAGCATTTTATTCACAAGATACCTTTTCTTATAACTATTGTCATTTCAGGTCATACTGAACCAGATCCTACTTGGTCCTTGTGTTATTGCTATAGTTTTTGCTTGGAACAACTTATGGTCAGGGAAATTGTCAGAGCTGCCATCTAAATATCAGAATGATGCCCTTCCTGCACTTCTATATGGTAATCCTTCTGCCTAAATGCAGTTTGAACTACTTGAACAGAAATAACTGATATTATGGTACATTTCACTTTGTAATGGATATTGCAGGGTTTAGGTTTTGGATTCCTGTATCAGTTGTCAATTTTGGGTATGCACATTTGGCTTCTCATTTTTAATGTTTGTCTCAGATACTTCTTGATGACTATTTAATTGCTACCTACTCCATTGGAGCAGAAGCAATGCAGTTGATTCTTATGCTAGTTTTTATGTGTGCTAGGATGATTCCTTTGCCTGCTCGTGTTGCCTTCATGTCCTCTTGTTCCATTTTTTGGAACTTCTATCTATCTACTACTATGAACAAATGAAACCGCCGGCTCATCAGGTTGGTCTCGACACAACTCAATTTCGAACCTATAAACTTCTCTTGGCTGGGCTTACGTATTTTAAATTTTGAACAACTTGTCTAATAATACCTGCATTTGCTGTCATCTTCCTTGTGCTCACCTGACATGGAGCATTTCATCATGCACAGCTGCTTACCTATCTGGAAATTTACACTGAACAAT
This window encodes:
- the LOC101761250 gene encoding protein Mpv17 gives rise to the protein MKAIGSGGEWWWNLPSLRRKSDSRRRGRRNTDPRGRRRGPPREPLSSSSESIGQSSGWPIKFPFRQAVTAACLTFTGDTIAQVRGRIVDRRRRGTEPDSKELIPDILLNHDWLRALRMTSYGFLLYGPGSHAWYQFLDRCMPKQTFVNLSTKVILNQILLGPCVIAIVFAWNNLWSGKLSELPSKYQNDALPALLYGFRFWIPVSVVNFGMIPLPARVAFMSSCSIFWNFYLSTTMNK